In Dermacentor variabilis isolate Ectoservices chromosome 7, ASM5094787v1, whole genome shotgun sequence, a genomic segment contains:
- the LOC142588427 gene encoding uncharacterized protein LOC142588427 produces MFVLEWLSDALSYLGIWQKGGKLLFLGLDNAGKTTLLHMLREDRMAQHVPTLHPTSEELRVGNARFTTFDLGGHVQARRVWRDYFPAVDAVVFLVDAHDRERFAESRAELDALLADEQLAGCPVLVLGNKIDKPGAASEHELRSFFGLQAQVTGKGSVPRAELGEVRPLETFMCSVLRRQGYGDGFRWLAQYV; encoded by the coding sequence ATGTTCGTCCTGGAGTGGCTGAGCGACGCGCTCTCCTACCTGGGCATCTGGCAGAAGGGCGGCAAGCTGCTCTTCCTGGGCCTCGACAACGCGGGCaagacgacgctgctgcacatgCTGCGGGAGGACCGCATGGCGCAGCACGTGCCCACGCTGCACCCAACTTCGGAGGAGCTCCGCGTGGGCAACGCGCGCTTCACCACGTTCGACCTGGGCGGCCACGTGCAGGCGCGCCGCGTGTGGCGCGACTACTTCCCGGCAGTGGACGCCGTCGTGTTCCTGGTGGACGCGCACGACCGCGAGCGCTTCGCCGAGTCCCGCGCCGAGCTGGACGCGCTGCTGGCCGACGAGCAGCTGGCCGGGTGCCCCGTGCTCGTGCTGGGCAACAAGATCGACAAGCCGGGGGCCGCGAGCGAGCACGAGCTGCGCTCCTTCTTCGGGCTCCAGGCGCAGGTCACGGGAAAGGGCAGCGTGCCCCGGGCCGAGCTGGGCGAAGTGCGGCCCCTCGAGACGTTCATGTGCAGCGTGCTGCGGAGGCAAGGGTACGGCGACGGCTTCCGCTGGCTGGCGCAGTACGTCTAG